One Ricinus communis isolate WT05 ecotype wild-type chromosome 1, ASM1957865v1, whole genome shotgun sequence DNA window includes the following coding sequences:
- the LOC8286737 gene encoding uncharacterized protein LOC8286737 — translation MALDSLKWGYIRIISGTILGGILGFYVMHRAEVSYKEKMKERLKQYENELKKKEKLNQLEDSF, via the exons atggCGTTGGATTCCCTGAAATGGGGTTACATACGGATCATTAGTGGCACAATTTTGGGTGGAATTCTAGGTTTCTACGTTATGCACCGTGCAGAAGTCAGCTATAag GAGAAGATGAAGGAGAGACTGAAGCAATATGAGAATGAACtcaagaagaaagagaagttGAATCAGCTTGAAGActccttttag